A part of Desulfovibrio sp. JC010 genomic DNA contains:
- a CDS encoding TetR/AcrR family transcriptional regulator: protein MDNKEKILACALKLFGSKGYEATGVQEIVKQAGVTKPTLYHYFGSKKGLLEVLLDRYYQELVRDISAAARYEDDLEQSLTKVAKAFFNFAEENKDFYRMQLAMVFGPKDGDPVRIIEKVATAPYLIMQGLFAEALKDNDQITDNICMGHAITFIGIVHQYIALYLNEITDLSDTKVDFIVKNFLYGIGS, encoded by the coding sequence ATGGACAATAAAGAAAAGATACTTGCATGCGCGTTGAAGCTCTTTGGATCAAAGGGTTATGAAGCAACCGGGGTGCAGGAAATCGTCAAGCAGGCTGGGGTCACAAAGCCTACTTTGTATCATTATTTCGGCAGTAAGAAAGGCCTCTTGGAAGTCCTTCTTGATCGCTACTATCAGGAATTGGTGCGCGATATTTCCGCAGCGGCCCGGTATGAAGATGACCTTGAGCAAAGCCTGACCAAAGTTGCAAAAGCATTTTTCAATTTTGCCGAGGAAAACAAAGACTTTTACCGAATGCAGTTGGCCATGGTTTTCGGGCCTAAGGATGGAGATCCGGTACGAATTATTGAAAAGGTGGCTACAGCTCCCTATTTGATTATGCAGGGACTGTTTGCTGAAGCTTTAAAGGATAATGATCAGATTACGGATAATATCTGCATGGGCCACGCAATAACCTTTATCGGCATTGTGCATCAGTATATAGCTTTGTATCTGAATGAAATTACAGACCTTTCAGATACAAAGGTCGATTTTATAGTTAAGAATTTTTTATACGGAATCGGGAGCTGA
- a CDS encoding acyltransferase family protein — MGGGNRLYFIDNLRAFIIGLVVMFHAALCYMAYAPNWWYVLDPQRSFVFTVMVLLTDVFIMPVMFFCAGYFAYTSLRSKGAAHFWKDKQIRITVPWVAGVLLLGPPIAYMTYFTRNVPVSLGQFWMNDFWGKMYQQVQYWFLGILLLFFLLALLAAKIKPELVQKENQAVKPSLLLFIGFLVFTSAAFLFMSLFFSPDYWFNKTYVLSFQPVKIIGLFSYFALGIYAEKQGWFTPQGYSPRAISWTVLALVSAYCFINYRLAIPLETQTTPLLKGGYACLFNLFCLSTTMSLIAIFQKLLNRETRVWKNFAGCSYAIYYVHMYFVFWTAYFLIPYQFSVFSKFTISFVVGLVLSWITANIMKNMPVLRRIF, encoded by the coding sequence ATGGGTGGTGGCAACAGGTTGTACTTTATTGATAATTTGCGCGCGTTTATAATCGGGCTGGTGGTCATGTTCCATGCGGCCTTATGCTACATGGCATACGCACCGAACTGGTGGTATGTCCTTGATCCGCAGCGCAGTTTTGTATTCACTGTGATGGTACTTTTGACTGATGTTTTTATTATGCCGGTAATGTTTTTCTGTGCCGGATATTTTGCTTACACCTCGCTTCGCAGCAAAGGTGCGGCTCATTTCTGGAAAGATAAGCAGATCAGAATTACCGTGCCGTGGGTTGCCGGAGTTTTGCTTCTGGGACCACCCATAGCATACATGACTTATTTCACACGCAATGTGCCTGTTTCGTTAGGGCAATTCTGGATGAATGATTTCTGGGGAAAGATGTACCAGCAGGTCCAGTATTGGTTTCTGGGGATTCTACTCCTCTTCTTTTTGCTTGCTTTGCTGGCAGCTAAAATCAAGCCGGAGCTGGTGCAGAAAGAAAACCAAGCAGTAAAGCCGTCTCTGTTGCTTTTTATCGGATTTCTCGTTTTTACCAGCGCAGCCTTCCTGTTCATGAGCCTGTTTTTTTCTCCCGACTACTGGTTTAACAAAACATATGTGCTCAGCTTCCAGCCTGTTAAGATTATCGGCCTTTTTTCCTACTTTGCGCTGGGTATCTATGCAGAAAAACAAGGTTGGTTCACCCCGCAAGGTTATAGTCCCCGCGCTATCAGCTGGACTGTCTTGGCTTTGGTAAGCGCATATTGTTTTATCAATTATCGTTTGGCGATACCGTTGGAGACCCAGACAACCCCGCTTTTGAAAGGTGGATATGCCTGCCTGTTCAACCTGTTCTGTCTTAGCACGACCATGTCCTTGATCGCAATTTTTCAAAAACTGCTCAACAGAGAGACCAGAGTCTGGAAAAATTTCGCAGGCTGTTCATACGCCATTTACTACGTGCATATGTATTTTGTTTTCTGGACTGCTTATTTTCTGATTCCTTATCAGTTCTCGGTTTTTAGCAAGTTCACGATTTCATTTGTCGTCGGGCTGGTTTTGTCGTGGATAACTGCAAATATTATGAAGAATATGCCTGTATTACGGCGAATATTTTAG
- a CDS encoding radical SAM protein, whose amino-acid sequence MTEILENYTGFEQGPIRPPSEAGSLLLRVSRNCPWNKCTFCAIYKGQKFSKRPVEHIMRDIDIVHGYVEKMLELQGSSPFSRFEQLKNQPDFDAHAFHAAYNFVSNGMKSIFLQDGNSFVLKPDELVRILEHVRLRFPDVDRVTSYARSKSIARISDEDLLRIRKSGLNRIHIGMESGSDAVLKKVKKGVDKETQIIAGQKVKLSGMQLSEYWMPGLGGRSLSRENALETADALNQINPDFIRLRTLALPFGAPITEEYKAGEFDKMGEVETAQELLLMLEALDGISSTIRSDHVLNLFQEVDGNIPEDKEKIMTPIKDYLALPAEEQMLFSIGRRTRRFARFTDLQNPELRSNAQRMCAQLGATAENMDEIVERITKQFI is encoded by the coding sequence ATGACCGAGATTTTAGAAAATTACACCGGATTTGAACAAGGCCCCATCCGCCCTCCCAGTGAGGCCGGGAGCTTGCTTCTCCGTGTTTCCCGCAATTGTCCGTGGAACAAATGTACTTTCTGCGCTATCTATAAGGGCCAAAAATTTTCCAAGCGACCTGTTGAACACATCATGCGCGACATTGATATTGTGCATGGTTATGTGGAAAAAATGCTTGAGCTTCAGGGATCATCCCCTTTCAGCCGCTTTGAGCAGCTCAAGAATCAGCCGGACTTTGATGCCCACGCCTTTCATGCTGCCTACAATTTCGTCAGCAACGGCATGAAATCCATCTTCCTGCAGGACGGCAACAGCTTTGTACTAAAACCTGATGAGCTGGTGCGCATTCTGGAGCATGTGCGCTTGCGCTTCCCGGATGTGGACCGAGTCACATCCTATGCCCGCTCAAAATCCATCGCCCGTATCAGTGACGAAGACCTGCTGCGTATTCGTAAGTCCGGGCTGAACCGTATTCATATCGGCATGGAATCCGGTTCCGATGCGGTGCTGAAAAAGGTCAAAAAGGGAGTGGACAAGGAAACCCAGATCATTGCCGGGCAGAAGGTAAAACTCTCGGGCATGCAGCTTTCCGAATACTGGATGCCCGGGCTTGGCGGGCGCAGTCTTTCCCGTGAGAATGCATTGGAAACAGCCGACGCCCTCAACCAGATCAATCCCGACTTCATCCGTCTACGCACTCTGGCCCTGCCTTTTGGTGCTCCTATTACTGAAGAATATAAGGCCGGAGAATTCGATAAAATGGGCGAGGTGGAAACAGCACAGGAACTGCTGCTTATGCTCGAAGCACTGGACGGCATCAGTTCCACAATCCGCAGTGACCATGTGCTCAATCTCTTTCAGGAAGTGGACGGTAACATACCGGAAGACAAAGAAAAAATAATGACACCCATCAAAGACTATCTGGCTCTTCCGGCTGAAGAACAGATGCTCTTTTCCATCGGTCGCCGCACTCGACGTTTTGCACGCTTCACGGACCTGCAAAATCCTGAACTGCGCAGCAACGCACAAAGGATGTGCGCTCAACTGGGAGCTACGGCTGAAAATATGGATGAAATTGTGGAACGGATTACGAAGCAGTTTATATAG
- a CDS encoding aldehyde dehydrogenase, with protein sequence MKNMLNSYDPCNGELVGSVEITPVENISDVVSTARSASKEWGSKSINERAEIVSRAFSGLEPHISELAELISREMGKDLRRSGGEASGTIYGGSYIADSVKAALQTRRVSNETRVEYKPLGVAAVISPWNYPLAMANNLIVPALVAGNTVVFKPSEETPLVAGQYVEILNRVLPEGVLNIIFGTAEQGKTLVESDVNIIAFTGSMAAGKDIMRRASGGLKRLLMELGGNDPMIVLHDANIESAARFAVASSFENAGQMCTSTERIYVDERIADPFEARVVEIASAYRVGPWNEPGVNIGPIVNATQHAKIVEHIKDAEDKGARILLGGSNQPERYINPTVISGMTPDMLMEQDETFGPVVAISRFSDVEDAISRANDSDYGLGAVVYGKENAEAVADCLEAGMVGINQGVGGMGDAPWVGAKMSGFGFHGSAEGHRMFAQTRVVNS encoded by the coding sequence ATGAAAAATATGCTTAATTCATATGATCCCTGCAACGGGGAACTGGTCGGCAGTGTTGAGATCACCCCTGTTGAAAACATAAGCGATGTTGTTTCCACTGCCCGTTCTGCCTCCAAGGAGTGGGGAAGCAAATCCATCAACGAACGGGCCGAAATCGTCAGCCGCGCTTTTTCCGGCCTTGAACCGCATATCTCTGAACTTGCGGAACTGATCAGCCGGGAAATGGGCAAAGACCTGCGCCGCTCCGGGGGCGAAGCTTCCGGCACAATCTACGGCGGTTCCTACATTGCCGACTCCGTGAAAGCAGCCCTGCAAACACGCCGGGTCAGCAATGAAACCCGTGTGGAATACAAGCCGCTGGGAGTTGCGGCGGTAATCTCACCGTGGAACTATCCTCTGGCCATGGCCAACAACCTGATCGTTCCCGCTTTGGTGGCCGGAAACACGGTTGTGTTCAAGCCTTCGGAAGAAACCCCGCTGGTGGCAGGGCAGTACGTTGAAATTTTGAACCGCGTTCTGCCTGAAGGAGTGTTAAACATCATCTTCGGTACTGCCGAGCAGGGCAAGACTTTGGTTGAAAGTGATGTAAACATAATCGCCTTCACCGGATCAATGGCTGCGGGCAAGGACATCATGCGCCGCGCATCCGGAGGACTGAAACGGCTGCTCATGGAGCTTGGCGGCAATGATCCCATGATTGTGTTACATGATGCCAATATTGAATCCGCAGCACGTTTCGCAGTAGCCAGCAGCTTTGAAAATGCAGGCCAGATGTGTACCTCAACCGAGCGAATCTACGTGGATGAACGTATTGCCGATCCATTCGAAGCACGGGTAGTAGAAATTGCATCCGCATACCGGGTTGGGCCATGGAATGAACCGGGAGTCAATATCGGTCCTATTGTCAATGCGACTCAGCACGCTAAGATTGTCGAGCACATCAAGGATGCTGAAGACAAGGGAGCACGCATACTCCTCGGCGGATCAAATCAGCCGGAACGCTACATTAATCCCACTGTAATTTCCGGCATGACTCCTGATATGCTCATGGAGCAGGACGAGACCTTCGGCCCCGTTGTCGCCATCAGTCGATTCAGCGATGTAGAAGATGCCATTTCCCGTGCAAATGACAGCGACTATGGACTCGGTGCGGTGGTCTACGGAAAAGAGAATGCCGAAGCGGTAGCGGATTGCCTTGAGGCCGGAATGGTCGGTATCAATCAAGGTGTCGGCGGTATGGGCGATGCCCCGTGGGTCGGGGCCAAGATGAGCGGGTTCGGTTTTCACGGTTCAGCCGAAGGACACCGCATGTTCGCCCAGACTCGTGTTGTGAACAGTTAG
- a CDS encoding NADH:flavin oxidoreductase — protein sequence MTRRKAMKVMAAGAVAASVTATMQPTFALAKRNIFEPVTIGNLKIKNRIFKAATSYDLSDHHGRPSQDWIDTYVEAAEGGPGMMVTDVTYVEFDDRPSHADLSIHDDSQIPAFKKAVDAIHKAGSKVCMQLGWAGSMTITGYRIKEREVWGPSKVQHPLTKVTPTKAISKEEIKHVVKTMADGALRAKKAGFDAIELHFCHNFMLSQFLTPYYNKRTDEYGGPIENRARLHFEITEAVRKAVGPDYPVLAKIHGRDYLEKNGMTIDEGLFFAKGLEKRGVTALEISGGNLVNGFDTMPWRGDLEDEPQNQTYFAADARKYSKTVKLPLILTGGNRRMEIMEKELNTNPHIVAFGLCRTLLSEPDLVNKWKEAPETHAQCVACNECIANYGQGPTVCVLN from the coding sequence ATGACCCGCAGAAAAGCAATGAAAGTAATGGCCGCCGGAGCAGTGGCTGCATCCGTAACAGCTACCATGCAGCCCACATTCGCACTGGCTAAGCGCAATATTTTCGAACCCGTGACCATCGGCAACCTGAAGATCAAGAACCGCATCTTCAAGGCCGCCACATCCTACGATCTGTCCGACCACCACGGACGTCCCTCTCAGGACTGGATCGACACCTACGTGGAAGCAGCAGAAGGCGGCCCCGGCATGATGGTAACCGATGTGACCTACGTGGAATTTGACGACCGCCCCAGCCACGCGGACCTTTCCATCCACGACGACAGCCAGATTCCCGCATTCAAAAAAGCAGTGGACGCAATCCACAAGGCCGGATCAAAAGTCTGCATGCAACTCGGCTGGGCCGGGTCCATGACCATCACCGGATACCGCATCAAGGAACGTGAAGTCTGGGGTCCCTCCAAAGTGCAGCACCCGCTGACCAAGGTCACCCCGACCAAAGCCATCTCCAAGGAAGAGATAAAGCACGTGGTCAAGACCATGGCCGACGGAGCACTCCGGGCCAAGAAAGCAGGCTTTGATGCTATCGAACTGCACTTCTGCCACAACTTTATGCTCAGCCAGTTCCTTACTCCCTATTACAACAAAAGAACTGACGAGTACGGCGGCCCCATTGAGAACCGCGCCCGTCTGCACTTTGAAATCACCGAAGCCGTGCGCAAGGCTGTTGGCCCGGATTACCCGGTACTCGCCAAAATCCATGGCCGCGACTATCTGGAAAAAAACGGCATGACCATTGATGAAGGGTTGTTCTTTGCCAAGGGTCTGGAAAAGCGCGGCGTCACCGCCCTTGAAATCAGCGGTGGTAACCTCGTAAACGGCTTTGATACCATGCCATGGCGCGGCGATCTTGAAGACGAACCCCAGAACCAGACCTATTTTGCTGCGGATGCCCGAAAATATTCCAAAACCGTCAAGCTGCCGCTGATCCTCACCGGAGGCAACCGCCGCATGGAGATCATGGAAAAAGAACTGAACACCAATCCGCACATCGTGGCTTTTGGGCTCTGCCGGACTCTGCTTTCCGAGCCTGATCTGGTCAACAAATGGAAGGAAGCCCCTGAAACACATGCCCAGTGCGTGGCCTGCAACGAATGCATCGCCAACTACGGGCAGGGCCCCACTGTTTGTGTGTTGAATTAA
- a CDS encoding helix-turn-helix transcriptional regulator: MSKYKTNIPEADFKNVAAMFKALSNPYRLRIYKALIEHYTDGPVEETMEEDANCQREFSTLLELAPSTVSHHFKELRQAGLIHKERKGKNVLFWVDTEAVELMKDFIS; this comes from the coding sequence ATGTCGAAGTACAAAACGAATATACCTGAAGCTGACTTTAAAAATGTGGCCGCAATGTTCAAGGCTTTGTCCAATCCTTATCGATTGCGCATTTATAAGGCCCTTATCGAGCATTATACCGATGGCCCGGTGGAGGAAACCATGGAAGAAGACGCCAATTGCCAGCGGGAATTTTCCACTCTGCTTGAACTGGCACCTTCGACCGTGTCGCACCATTTCAAGGAGTTGCGGCAGGCTGGACTGATCCATAAGGAACGCAAGGGCAAAAATGTCCTTTTCTGGGTGGATACCGAGGCTGTAGAATTGATGAAAGATTTTATCAGTTAG
- a CDS encoding TIGR04076 family protein → MSMCKITVIRRMFNEDFAREFCKHPAVGPCEMLREGQEFVVRGPMPDKPHGFCSEAWAAIDRYVFAFCLGGGEIFNGSWMKRENEMIACCNDGVRPVVFKLERID, encoded by the coding sequence ATGTCTATGTGTAAAATTACCGTAATCCGAAGAATGTTTAATGAAGATTTTGCCCGTGAGTTCTGCAAGCATCCCGCTGTAGGGCCTTGCGAAATGCTTAGGGAAGGGCAGGAATTCGTAGTACGCGGTCCCATGCCGGATAAACCGCATGGATTCTGCTCTGAGGCATGGGCGGCGATTGACCGCTACGTTTTTGCTTTTTGTCTTGGCGGCGGTGAAATTTTTAACGGCAGCTGGATGAAACGAGAAAATGAAATGATTGCCTGTTGCAATGACGGCGTGCGTCCCGTTGTCTTCAAGCTTGAACGTATTGATTAG
- a CDS encoding radical SAM protein gives MHYTGPVYRHPLEARTPLLQITAGCSHNKCTFCTMYKDVDFSISSMEHIEEDLQELRRTYPRLPRIFLVNGDPFALPAKRLEQILTRIIEVFPEMETISTYSSVRNLKGKNLDELKRLKELRLNDLYVGLESGNDAALKIMNKGYDSEQAYSNLGKLKEVGISYMALILLGMGGLNEGMKSASDTAALLNATAPKLISVIPLGIFPGSNLETLHNAGKFVPPTEREMLEEERELLRKLEVEDCLFYGSHMNNLVSVSGNLPHDREVMIKRIDAAVEQLPAATLDAFADRSTL, from the coding sequence ATGCATTATACAGGTCCGGTTTACAGACATCCTCTTGAGGCGCGCACCCCGCTATTGCAGATAACTGCCGGGTGTTCCCATAATAAGTGTACTTTTTGCACCATGTATAAAGATGTGGATTTTTCAATCAGCAGTATGGAGCATATTGAGGAGGATCTTCAGGAGTTACGGCGCACTTATCCCCGGCTACCCCGTATTTTTCTGGTCAACGGTGACCCTTTTGCACTACCCGCGAAAAGGTTGGAGCAGATCCTGACCCGGATAATTGAAGTCTTCCCGGAGATGGAAACGATCTCTACCTATTCTTCGGTGCGCAACCTGAAAGGCAAGAATTTGGATGAGCTTAAGAGGCTGAAGGAATTGCGGTTAAATGATCTTTATGTAGGGCTTGAGTCTGGCAATGACGCGGCCCTGAAAATTATGAATAAAGGCTATGATTCCGAACAGGCTTATTCCAATCTGGGTAAACTGAAAGAAGTGGGCATCAGCTACATGGCCTTGATCCTGCTGGGCATGGGTGGATTGAATGAGGGTATGAAAAGCGCAAGTGATACCGCAGCGTTACTGAATGCTACGGCCCCGAAACTTATTTCGGTAATTCCCTTGGGAATTTTCCCCGGCAGCAATCTTGAAACACTGCATAATGCAGGAAAGTTCGTCCCGCCCACCGAGCGGGAAATGCTGGAAGAAGAACGTGAGTTATTGCGCAAATTGGAAGTAGAGGATTGCCTTTTTTACGGTTCGCATATGAATAATCTGGTCAGTGTCAGCGGCAACCTGCCCCATGACCGGGAGGTAATGATTAAACGCATTGATGCGGCTGTGGAGCAACTTCCGGCCGCAACCCTTGATGCATTTGCAGACCGCAGCACTTTGTAA
- a CDS encoding AraC family transcriptional regulator produces the protein MMQELITTLEKLTPAEGYGSTHLPEVAVFRAQKNVPTMPIIYEQTICIAVQGRKITRTADRVLEYNPEHFVVVPTIMPFECETIYTEEEPFLGLAVDIDFSVVQEIMDMLGDKFSEASMSMEPSPGMYLEKFDSKMQESCLRLLRSLENESDAMVLGRQMIREIYYRTLMSENGHILASAAGGESAYAKIAKAIRTIHDNYAESLDVAQLAKTASMSPRSFQRHFKAATDCTPIQYLKRIRLDRARHLLVRKGLQANVTSHMVGYESTSQFSREFKGYFGYPPRDAHKAVIPGLVR, from the coding sequence ATGATGCAGGAACTTATCACCACCCTTGAAAAGCTCACCCCGGCTGAAGGGTACGGCAGCACCCATCTACCGGAAGTAGCTGTTTTCCGCGCCCAGAAGAATGTCCCGACCATGCCGATTATTTACGAGCAGACCATCTGCATTGCGGTTCAGGGACGCAAGATCACCCGCACTGCGGACCGGGTTCTGGAATACAACCCGGAACATTTCGTGGTCGTTCCGACCATCATGCCGTTCGAGTGCGAGACCATCTATACCGAAGAAGAGCCGTTCCTCGGTCTTGCCGTGGACATAGATTTTTCCGTGGTGCAGGAGATCATGGATATGCTCGGCGACAAGTTCAGCGAAGCCAGCATGTCCATGGAGCCGAGTCCGGGCATGTATCTGGAAAAATTCGACTCAAAAATGCAGGAATCCTGTTTGCGGTTGCTGCGAAGTCTTGAAAATGAAAGTGACGCTATGGTGCTGGGGCGCCAGATGATCCGCGAAATCTACTACCGCACCCTCATGAGCGAAAACGGACATATCCTTGCTTCCGCAGCAGGTGGCGAAAGCGCATACGCCAAAATAGCCAAGGCCATCCGCACCATTCATGACAATTACGCAGAGTCACTGGATGTCGCCCAGCTTGCCAAGACCGCCAGCATGAGTCCGCGCTCCTTCCAGCGTCATTTCAAAGCCGCCACAGACTGCACCCCCATCCAATACCTGAAGCGCATCCGCCTTGACCGCGCCCGGCACCTGCTGGTGCGCAAAGGCTTGCAGGCCAATGTAACCTCACACATGGTCGGCTATGAAAGTACATCCCAGTTCAGCCGTGAATTCAAAGGCTACTTCGGCTACCCGCCAAGGGATGCGCATAAGGCTGTAATTCCGGGCTTGGTACGTTAG
- a CDS encoding flavodoxin family protein — MKILGISGSPRKKGSTSELVQTVLEATGLETEFISLGGKKISACKYCLACAKDNVCKVKDDMYKLREKLLEADGFVIGGCNMWSTLNGYTHNFMERLFQFHHQGNNPLRGKPAVAIGVGGGDGNPPAQELLNRFKMFGFNTVGSVTAQGDFACYSCGIGNKCDISLVCGLDENGDVDMNCKPNLNKQPQVLKEAKQLGKLLKGAVCI, encoded by the coding sequence ATGAAAATACTCGGTATCAGCGGCAGTCCGCGTAAAAAAGGCTCAACGTCCGAGTTGGTTCAGACCGTCCTTGAAGCCACCGGGCTGGAGACTGAATTCATATCACTGGGCGGCAAGAAAATTTCCGCTTGCAAATATTGTCTGGCCTGCGCCAAAGACAACGTCTGCAAAGTTAAAGACGATATGTATAAACTGCGCGAAAAACTTCTTGAAGCGGACGGATTCGTCATCGGCGGCTGCAATATGTGGTCTACCCTGAATGGCTACACCCACAATTTTATGGAACGACTCTTCCAGTTCCATCATCAGGGTAACAATCCCCTGCGTGGCAAACCTGCGGTGGCAATAGGTGTCGGCGGCGGTGATGGAAATCCCCCGGCACAGGAACTGTTGAACAGGTTTAAGATGTTCGGTTTCAATACTGTCGGCTCAGTGACTGCCCAAGGAGATTTTGCCTGCTATTCCTGCGGTATCGGCAATAAATGCGATATCAGCCTCGTCTGCGGTCTGGATGAAAACGGCGATGTGGATATGAACTGCAAGCCAAACCTCAACAAACAGCCACAGGTGCTCAAAGAAGCCAAACAACTCGGTAAATTACTCAAAGGAGCGGTTTGCATTTAA
- a CDS encoding C-GCAxxG-C-C family protein translates to MKVEQAVGLFHGRKKYNCAQAVLKAYQPESGISEMAVQAASMAGGGRAVGGTCGALHAAMILLDDPTIVDRVKQEFSKTAGSTICREIRSFRRINCRECVALSAALVSQYAKDLRPDDPDYISNLKEREQVLLPMQAVSGNLRQ, encoded by the coding sequence ATGAAAGTTGAACAGGCTGTCGGGCTTTTTCATGGCAGGAAAAAATACAATTGCGCTCAGGCGGTACTCAAGGCCTATCAACCGGAATCAGGTATTTCTGAAATGGCAGTGCAAGCAGCTTCCATGGCCGGAGGCGGAAGAGCTGTAGGAGGAACCTGCGGGGCTCTGCATGCAGCCATGATTCTGCTTGATGATCCCACAATTGTGGACCGGGTCAAGCAGGAATTTTCCAAAACAGCAGGCTCGACTATTTGCCGGGAAATCCGCTCATTCAGGCGTATCAACTGCCGTGAATGCGTGGCCCTTTCAGCCGCTCTTGTCAGCCAATATGCAAAGGACCTGCGCCCGGATGATCCCGACTATATTTCCAATCTTAAAGAACGAGAACAGGTTCTGCTGCCCATGCAGGCTGTCAGCGGCAACCTGAGACAATAA
- a CDS encoding carboxymuconolactone decarboxylase family protein, with protein sequence MDNAKQIEATMAEVENDFGFVPNLMKEMAKSPAAPLVYTKTEGIMHGGHLDAMEQQVVQLVVSLFNGCNYCSSMHSKFSEVNGVSHEDVLAIRKGETPKDKHVGDLVWITTTILEKRGHLNDKEIEIAEGMGIDRPRIYEILAQVGRKMLANYAVHIINPELDDEFVFVE encoded by the coding sequence ATGGATAACGCAAAGCAGATTGAAGCAACCATGGCGGAAGTAGAAAACGATTTCGGTTTCGTTCCGAACCTTATGAAAGAAATGGCTAAAAGTCCGGCAGCACCTCTGGTCTATACCAAAACCGAAGGCATCATGCACGGTGGACATCTTGACGCCATGGAACAGCAGGTGGTGCAGTTGGTTGTTTCACTCTTCAACGGTTGTAACTACTGCTCCAGCATGCACAGTAAATTTTCTGAAGTAAACGGCGTGAGCCACGAAGATGTCCTCGCCATTCGCAAGGGCGAAACTCCCAAGGACAAACACGTAGGCGATCTGGTCTGGATCACCACAACCATTCTGGAAAAACGCGGTCACCTCAATGATAAGGAAATCGAAATTGCCGAAGGTATGGGGATCGACAGACCGCGCATCTACGAGATCCTCGCTCAGGTAGGCCGTAAAATGCTTGCCAACTACGCGGTTCACATCATCAATCCTGAACTCGACGATGAATTCGTTTTTGTCGAATAA
- a CDS encoding helix-turn-helix domain-containing protein: protein MCYFQLSQMIIGGKWKPKILFYLGQNPVMRFGELRDSIIGISEKMLISQLKELVSDGIVHREVYKVVPPKVEYSLTPIGKTLIPILENMFEWGQQYASHLVAESSLQDIEPGEVMEDLDERVKVG, encoded by the coding sequence ATGTGTTACTTTCAGCTGTCGCAGATGATCATCGGCGGGAAATGGAAGCCGAAAATTTTATTTTATCTGGGCCAGAATCCGGTCATGCGTTTTGGGGAATTGCGTGATTCCATCATCGGAATTTCGGAAAAGATGCTCATTTCGCAGCTTAAGGAATTGGTCAGCGACGGCATTGTGCATCGTGAAGTATACAAGGTTGTGCCGCCCAAGGTGGAATATTCGCTGACCCCCATCGGCAAAACCCTGATCCCCATTCTGGAAAATATGTTCGAGTGGGGGCAGCAGTATGCCTCGCATCTGGTGGCTGAATCATCTCTGCAGGATATTGAGCCGGGGGAAGTTATGGAGGATTTGGATGAGCGGGTTAAGGTGGGGTGA